The Edaphobacter flagellatus sequence TCGCGAACGAGCTGCTGGCTGAAGCAGGCGAAGCGAAGGAATTCTGGCTTCCTCCGTTTCGCCTCCCGACGCTTTGCCCAGACTCTTAATTCGCCAGCGAGTACGTCACTGTGATCGTCGTCTCGACTTCTGTCGGTTCGCCGTTCAGGAGATAGGGCTTGTAACGCCACTCCTTCACCGCATCGAGCGCCGAACTGCGCAGCTCCTCCGGCCCGCTCACGACTTGCAGGTCCTGTATGGTGCCTTCTTTGGAGATGACGGTCTTCAGGACGACTGCACCCTCGATATGAGCCTTCTTTGCGTCCTCCGGATAGACCGGATGTTTCTGGTAGATCGCATTGGCTGCTATGACGCTGGAAGGCACCTTCGCCGGTGGCTGGCTCTCTTTCTTGTCGGTCACTGCCGATCCCGGTGTTGCAATCTCTGTATGCAGTGCCAACGCCGAGGCGCACGTTACTGCGCCAAGCATTACGCACGCGGCTGTCGTTGCAAGCCGCAGGCTGCGGCCCATCTCCATACTTCTTCCTGTCAGTCGCATAACTCTCCTCTCAAACGTGTTGGCATCGAAGATTCCGATGGCGTGAAGTGTTCTGGCTGGCGGCGCTGCTGTTATCGTTGCCGCCAACCGCAAAAGGGAACGTGCATAGTTCTGCCTGCCATCCACCGCGCTTGCCGCCAGGGCATCGCAGATCATCTCGCGGCTTTCGGCGATGCGAGCCAGCGTGAGCCAGAGCAGCGGATGATAGGCCACAGGCAGCGAAACGACGCGATAGAGCAGGTTTTTCGTAAAATCGTGGCGCTGCATGTGCGCGCACTCATGTGCCATCACTGCGTCGAAATCGACCTCGTCTACACACTCGAAGAACGCAGGCGGCAGCAGAAGCACCGGGCGCTCAAGCCCCACCGTTACGGGTCCCCCGATCTCCTTCGATACGGCGACTCGCGCATGGGCCAGTCCGAAGCGATTGCAGCAGCGCTGCCAGGCATGCAGCTCGGTGCCGAACAGCGACACCGCCTGGGCTCGATGCTGCATACGATGCGTGCTCCATATGCCCCACAGCAAGCGCGCCGCAAAGTAGAGCACTACTCCTCCATAGAGAGCCGCGAGGCTCAGCATCCAGGGCTTCGGCATGGTCAGCGATCCACTCACCGATCCCGCGCCTACAACAATAGCAACCCCTTCTCGACCTGCTGCTGCGTGATGGGCAAACGGCCACTGCAGCCAGCTCCACGCCATGAGAGGCTGCAGACGAACTGCGGGAAGAATGACTTCGAGCCACAGCGCGGCGACCCATATCCTGTGTTCCACATTGGGTCCAGCACGACGCGCAAGACGTGCAGCCAGCCACGCCGCCGCGAAGACAAGCGGAGCCATGCAGAGCGAGTTCACCACGTATTCCAGCAGACGCAGCATCATTGCTCTTCTCCCTTCTCGAGCCTGCGCGTCAGCCGCGCGAGCTGCTCGGCATCGATTTGCTTGCTCTTCACGAGGCTCATCACCAGCTCTTCACTCGATCCGCCGAACATGCGATCGACCAGATCGCGCAGCGCATGGTGCGATGCCTTCGCTTCGCTGACCACGGCGCTGTACTCGAAGGCGCGGCCCTTCAGCTTGCGCTTCAACTTGCCTTTGCGATGCAGGATGTTCAGCATCGTCTGCACGGTGGTGTAGGCCAGTTCCTGCTCCAGCCCCTCCTGCACGGCGCTGACTGTGCTTGTGCCCTGCCGCCAGATCACCTGCATAATCTCCAGCTCGAGCTTGGTCAATGCTTCCTTCTCGCCTCGTCCCATATGCCATCTCCTAATTTGTTAGGACACGTTATGCGTTGCCGGCCGCGTTTGTCAACTAAATTTTTAGGAGATCGCTTGCGCGTTTTGTTTTATCCCGTAAACATCCACGCTTTCAATGCAATGGCAGCAATCGCTCGGTTATTATTTTTCGGATGCCTCTTCTCAAACGAGCCTGCGCCCTGATTCCGTTTCTTGCTGCTTTTGTCTTTGCCCAGACGCCCTATTCTCTGGTCGATCCGCACATCGGCACCGCCAACGAGGGCCAGACGACGCCCGCGGTTGGCGAACCCTTTGCCATGACCAACTGGATCCCCGAGGCACATGCCACCGAGAAGAAATGTATTTCACCGTATCTTTTCGCCGACACCAAGCTGACCGGCTTCCGCGCGTCGCACTGGATGAGCGGCTCGTGTACGCAGGACTACGGCTCGGTCACGCTGATGCCTACTTCCGGTGAACTGCATACGGCGCCAGACGATCGCGCAGCGGCCTTCTCGCACGGCGACGAGATCACGCAGCCCGCCTTCTACTCAGTGCGCCTGCCTGCTTACAACGAGACGGTTGAGATGACCGCGGGTATTCGCGCCGGCATGCTGCGTGTCACTTATTCCAAGGCTGGAACCGCCAACCTCATCATCGAACCCAACGCGCGCATGAAGGACGGCTGGGTCAAGGTCGATCTCGCACGGAACGAGATTGTCGGCTATAACCCTGTTTATCGCATCTATCAGGGCAATGGAAAACCCGCGGGCTTCAGCGGCTACTTTGTCATTCAGTTCCGCGACAAGCCAACGAGTGCGGGAACCTGGTGCGACACGAAGACCACCACCAACCCTGAGTTGAATGGCGAGGGCAAGTGCGAACACATGGGTGCGTATCTGCG is a genomic window containing:
- a CDS encoding M56 family metallopeptidase, translating into MMLRLLEYVVNSLCMAPLVFAAAWLAARLARRAGPNVEHRIWVAALWLEVILPAVRLQPLMAWSWLQWPFAHHAAAGREGVAIVVGAGSVSGSLTMPKPWMLSLAALYGGVVLYFAARLLWGIWSTHRMQHRAQAVSLFGTELHAWQRCCNRFGLAHARVAVSKEIGGPVTVGLERPVLLLPPAFFECVDEVDFDAVMAHECAHMQRHDFTKNLLYRVVSLPVAYHPLLWLTLARIAESREMICDALAASAVDGRQNYARSLLRLAATITAAPPARTLHAIGIFDANTFERRVMRLTGRSMEMGRSLRLATTAACVMLGAVTCASALALHTEIATPGSAVTDKKESQPPAKVPSSVIAANAIYQKHPVYPEDAKKAHIEGAVVLKTVISKEGTIQDLQVVSGPEELRSSALDAVKEWRYKPYLLNGEPTEVETTITVTYSLAN
- a CDS encoding BlaI/MecI/CopY family transcriptional regulator produces the protein MGRGEKEALTKLELEIMQVIWRQGTSTVSAVQEGLEQELAYTTVQTMLNILHRKGKLKRKLKGRAFEYSAVVSEAKASHHALRDLVDRMFGGSSEELVMSLVKSKQIDAEQLARLTRRLEKGEEQ